Proteins encoded by one window of Vitis riparia cultivar Riparia Gloire de Montpellier isolate 1030 chromosome 11, EGFV_Vit.rip_1.0, whole genome shotgun sequence:
- the LOC117924529 gene encoding protein IQ-DOMAIN 14-like, which produces MGRATRWFKGLFGLKRDKEHKDNSNPGDRKDKRGWSSGHSGRDSVGLCHNPTTIPPNISAAEAAWLRSYYTDTENEQNKHAIAVAAATAAAADAAVAAAQAAVAVVRLTSHGRGTMFGGGRERWGAVKIQTVFRGYLARKALRALKGLVKLQALVRGYLVRKQATATLHGMQALIRAQATVRAQKARELISNEKRFEIQTRKSMERFDESRSEHTASIHSRRLSASLDATFNAIDGSPKIVEVDTGRPKSRSRRTNTSVSDSGDDQHYQTLSSPLPCRTPIPVPVRLSTPDHRNYQDSDWGLTGDECRFSTAQSTPRFMNSERSNVPITPAKTVCADSFFRQYTNFPNYMANTQSFKAKLRSHSAPKQRPEPGPKKRLSLNEMMESRSSLSGVKMQRSCSRVQEAINFKNAVMGKLERPSEIVREAERCNLQRRW; this is translated from the exons ATGGGAAGGGCAACACGGTGGTTCAAGGGCTTGTTTGGGTTGAAGAGAGACAAGGAACACAAGGACAATTCAAATCCCGGCGACCGGAAGGACAAGAGAGGGTGGAGTTCTGGCCATTCCGGGAGGGACTCCGTTGGGTTGTGTCACAATCCAACCACTATACCGCCGAACATATCGGCGGCGGAGGCAGCTTGGTTAAGATCTTACTATACCGACACTGAGAACGAGCAGAACAAGCATGCAATTGCAGTGGCTGCTGCCACGGCGGCGGCCGCCGACGCTGCCGTGGCTGCCGCTCAAGCGGCGGTGGCCGTCGTCCGACTCACCAGCCACGGCAGAGGCACCATGTTCGGTGGTGGCCGTGAGAGGTGGGGTGCCGTCAAGATTCAGACTGTTTTTCGAGGATACTTG GCGAGGAAAGCCCTGAGAGCTCTGAAAGGACTGGTGAAGTTACAAGCGCTGGTCAGAGGCTATTTGGTGAGGAAGCAAGCCACAGCCACACTTCACGGTATGCAGGCTCTGATAAGAGCCCAGGCCACAGTTCGAGCCCAGAAAGCTCGAGAGCTGATCAGCAATGAGAAAAGATTCGAAATCCAAACTAGAAAATCTATG GAAAGGTTTGATGAGAGTAGGAGTGAGCACACAGCATCAATCCATAGCAGAAGGCTTTCAGCATCTCTCGACGCTACTTTCAACGCCATTGATGGAAGCCCAAAGATTGTGGAAGTTGATACTGGGAGGCCTAAGTCCAGATCCCGGAGAACCAACACATCGGTTTCAGATTCAGGCGATGACCAGCATTACCAAACACTCTCCTCCCCCCTCCCATGTCGAACTCCAATTCCAGTTCCAGTCCGTTTATCAACACCCGATCACCGCAATTATCAAGACTCCGACTGGGGTTTAACGGGTGACGAATGCAGGTTCTCTACTGCCCAAAGCACCCCTAGGTTTATGAATTCAGAAAGGTCCAATGTGCCTATTACACCGGCCAAGACCGTATGCGCTGACAGCTTCTTCCGGCAGTACACAAATTTCCCAAATTACATGGCCAATACACAATCGTTTAAGGCTAAATTAAGGTCTCACAGTGCTCCAAAACAACGGCCGGAGCCAGGGCCTAAGAAGAGGCTTTCACTCAATGAAATGATGGAGTCAAGGAGCAGCCTAAGTGGGGTTAAGATGCAGAGATCATGCTCAAGAGTTCAAGAagccattaattttaaaaatgctgTGATGGGGAAGCTTGAGAGACCCTCAGAGATTGTTAGAGAGGCAGAGAGATGCAACTTGCAGAGGAGATGGTAA
- the LOC117924643 gene encoding probable pectinesterase 53 — MSKFQCVSCVAILLFLLNSTPTHCHTKGIRPKNSAGKRLSTNMTQTQFAEQQFMKWVRFVGSLRHSMFKAAKNKLFPSYSITVNKNSAAGDFRSIQDAIDSLPSVNLVRVVIKVHAGVYTEKVNIPTLKSFITIEGAGADKTVVQWGDTAQTIGGKGQPIGTFNSATFAVNSLYFIAKNITFKNTTPVPAPGAVGKQAVAFRISGDTAAFLGCKFLGAQDTLYDHLGRHYYKDCYIEGSVDFIFGNALSLFEGCHVHAIAQNTGALTAQGRSSLLEDTGFSFVNCKVTGSGALFLGRAWGPFSRVVFAYTYMDDIIIPKGWYNWGDPSREMTVFYGQYKCTGPGAAFAGRVSWSRELTDQEAKPFISLSYIDGSEWIKL; from the exons ATGTCAAAGTTTCAATGCGTTTCCTGTGTTgctattcttctttttcttctcaattcaaCCCCAACACACTGCCACACCAAAGGAATAAGACCCAAGAACTCCGCCGGGAAGAGGCTGTCGACCAATATGACACAGACCCAATTCGCAGAACAGCAATTCATGAAGTGGGTAAGGTTTGTTGGGAGCCTCAGGCACTCTATGTTTAAGGCAGCCAAGAATAAGCTCTTCCCCTCTTACTCAATCACTGTGAATAAGAATTCCGCGGCCGGAGACTTTAGGTCTATTCAGGATGCTATTGATTCTCTGCCTTCCGTCAATCTAGTGAGAGTTGTTATCAAGGTCCATGCGGGAGTTTACAC GGAGAAGGTTAATATCCCCACATTGAAATCCTTCATAACCATAGAAGGAGCAGGAGCAGATAAAACAGTTGTTCAATGGGGAGATACTGCTCAGACAATTGGGGGAAAAGGACAGCCTATTGGCACCTTCAATTCTGCAACTTTTGCTGTGAATTCCCTTTATTTCATTGCCAAGAACATCACATTCAAG AACACTACACCAGTTCCAGCTCCGGGAGCTGTAGGAAAGCAAGCGGTGGCATTTAGAATATCAGGAGACACAGCAGCTTTCTTGGGGTGTAAATTCTTGGGAGCTCAGGACACACTATATGACCATCTGGGTAGGCATTATTACAAAGATTGCTACATTGAAGGCTCTGTGGATTTCATCTTTGGAAACGCCCTCTCCCTATTTGAG GGATGTCACGTGCATGCCATAGCACAAAATACAGGGGCCCTTACAGCACAAGGCCGGAGTAGTCTCCTAGAAGATACGGGATTCTCATTTGTGAACTGTAAGGTCACGGGCTCAGGAGCTCTGTTCCTTGGGAGGGCATGGGGTCCCTTCTCCAGGGTGGTCTTTGCCTACACTTATATGGACGATATTATCATTCCCAAAGGCTGGTATAACTGGGGTGACCCCAGCCGGGAAAT GACTGTGTTTTATGGGCAATACAAATGCACAGGGCCAGGAGCAGCCTTTGCAGGAAGAGTGTCATGGTCAAGAGAGCTCACTGATCAGGAAGCCAAGCCTTTTATTTCACTTAGCTACATTGATGGGTCTGAATGGATCAAATTGTAA
- the LOC117924812 gene encoding nuclear poly(A) polymerase 4-like produces the protein MENVKVRVKQFGLTKPISYVKPTDFDIRRSFELEKVLWDGGVYQVEEEARKREEIIEKLRVVVKSWVKQVTRWKGYTDKMVENANALIVTFGSYRLGVHGPGSDIDTLCIGPSYVNREEDFFIRLHNILIGMEEVSELLAIPHAHVPVMKFKFEGVSIDLLYASVSHLVVPDDLDISNESILYEADEPTVRSLSGCRVADQILRLVPNVEHFRTTLRCLKFWAKRRGVYSNVTGFLGGVNLALLVARVCQLYPNANTSMLVSRFFRVYTQWHWPNPVMLCPIEDKELGFPVWDPRRNPLDRNHHMPIITPAYPNMNSSYSVSTSTLEAMMKQFHTANKICNDIELNKSSWGALFEPFLFFRSYQNYLQVDITATDADDLRAWKGWVESRLRQLTLKVERCTIGKLLCVPCPREYVDTSRQCCHCTYFMGLRKKPGVEVGEVIDIRVATQEFKEEIVNMFSFWTPGMEIHVSHVLKNQLPSYVFPDEYRKRSQSSKSINQQHQNKRKINSEMVDGKPSASGCMSGGMSNSSSQLKADMGSCKTGYKRRRLTPEEGFGEESKGLSVSESESESDGLAKEKGSSLLQNALLKEVEVSENFL, from the exons ATGGAGAATGTGAAAGTGAGAGTGAAACAATTTGGCTTGACAAAGCCAATTTCTTATGTGAAACCTACTGATTTCGATATAAGAAGAAGTTTCGAGTTAGAGAAA GTGTTGTGGGATGGTGGGGTGTACCAAGTTGAGGAAGAAGCAAGGAAGAGGGAAGAGATTATTGAAAAGCTACGTGTG GTTGTTAAGAGCTGGGTAAAGCAAGTAACTCGGTGGAAAGGATATACAGATAAAATGGTCGAGAATGCCAATGCTTTGATTGTAACTTTTGGGTCATATCGGCTTGGG GTACATGGCCCTGGATCAGACATCGATACTCTGTGTATTGGGCCATCCTATGTGAATCGGGAG GAAGACTTCTTCATTAGGTTGCATAATATCTTGATTGGTATGGAAGAAGTGTCGGAACTGCTAGCAATCCCCCATGCCCATGTCCCAGTAATGAAGTTCAAGTTCGAGGGAGTATCAATTGATCTTCTGTATGCAAGTGTCTCCCATTTGGTTGTTCCTGAT GACTTAGATATCTCCAATGAATCTATACTATATGAAGCTGATGAGCCAACAGTTCGAAGTCTCAGCGGCTGCAGGGTTGCAGACCAAATTCTTCGACTTGTTCCAAATGTTGAA CATTTTCGCACAACGCTCAGATGTTTGAAGTTTTGGGCTAAAAGGCGCGGTGTTTATTCAAAT GTTACCGGATTTCTTGGTGGGGTGAATTTGGCTCTTCTAGTTGCTCGTGTTTGCCAGCTTTATCCTAATGCAAATACCAGTATGTTGGTTTCGCGTTTCTTCAGAGTTTATACTCAGTGGCATTGGCCCAACCCTGTAATGCTGTGTCCCATAGAAGACAAAGAGCTTGGTTTTCCAGTATGGGATCCTCGCAGAAACCCCTTGGACAGGAATCATCATATGCCAATCATCACACCAGCATACCCAAACATGAATTCCAGCTACAGTGTTTCAACAAGTACTCTTGAGGCTATGATGAAGCAGTTCCACACCGCCAATAAAATCTGCAAT GACATTGAGCTCAATAAATCCAGCTGGGGTGCCCTGTTTGAGCCTTTCCTCTTCTTTAGATCATACCAAAACTACCTCCAGGTTGACATAACTGCGACAGATGCTGATGATTTACGTGCTTGGAAAGGTTGGGTGGAGTCCAGGTTGAGGCAGCTGACTCTAAAG GTAGAGCGATGTACAATTGGAAAGCTGCTATGCGTTCCATGTCCGCGTGAATACGTCGATACATCCAGGCAGTGTTGCCATTGCACTTATTTCATGGGGTTGAGGAAGAAACCGGGAGTGGAGGTAGGAGAAGTGATCGACATACGTGTGGCAACTCAGGAGTTCAAGGAAGAAATAGTAAACATGTTCTCGTTCTGGACACCAGGAATGGAAATCCATGTATCTCATGTTCTCAAGAATCAGCTCCCATCTTATGTTTTTCCAGATGAGTATAGAAAAAGGTCTCAGTCATCAAAGTCCATAAACCAGCAACATCAAAACAAGAGGAAAATAAATTCTGAGATGGTTGATGGGAAGCCCAGTGCTTCTGGGTGTATGTCTGGTGGAATGTCAAACAGCTCCAGTCAGCTGAAGGCAGATATGGGATCATGCAAGACTGGGTATAAGAGGAGAAGATTAACACCTGAAGAGGGTTTTGGTGAGGAGAGTAAAGGGTTATCGGTATCAGAATCAGAATCAGAATCAGATGGGCTAGCAAAGGAAAAAGGCTCAAGCTTACTGCAAAATGCCTTGCTGAAGGAGGTAGAGGTCTCTGAAAATTTTCTCTGA
- the LOC117924711 gene encoding protein DETOXIFICATION 51 produces MCNPNTTSNIATRGVSEKPYSDFLSLPNCIKDFQNSKTNPEKQSQFVCPSLSEIITEAKSLFRLSFPIALTALILYSRSIFSMLFLGHLGDIQLAAGSLAIAFANITGYSVLSGLALGMEPLCSQAFGAQRPKLLSLTLHRSVIFLLFSSVPISLLWLNMSKILLYLHQDPDITRIAHTYLVFSLPDLFTNSFIHPIRIYLRAQGITHPLTIASLLGTILHLPINLILVSHLRLGVAGVAAASSASNFFVLIFLVSYVWARGIHEPTWTTPSIDCLTGWKPLLRLAAPSCVSVCLEWWWYEIMIVLCGLLVNPKATVASMGVLIQTTSLIYVFPSSLGFAVSSRVGNELGANRPDKARVSAMVSVFFAGVMGFSATMFASGMRDRWGRMFTSDVEILRLTSAALPILGLCELGNCPQTVGCGVLRGSARPSTAANVNLGAFYLVGMPVAVGLGFWLGVGFCGLWVGLLAAQVCCAGMMLYVVGTTDWNYQAMRAKTLTCAGCGDTVSPLPTADTKDEEQPLICIVVTSSS; encoded by the coding sequence ATGTGTAATCCAAACACCACTTCCAACATCGCCACCAGAGGTGTGAGCGAGAAACCGTATTCCGATTTTTTATCATTACCCAACTGTATAAAGGACTTCCAGAATTCCAAAACCAACCCGGAAAAGCAGTCGCAATTCGTTTGCCCATCCCTCTCCGAGATCATCACTGAAGCCAAATCACTCTTTCGCCTCTCCTTCCCCATAGCTCTAACGGCTCTCATTCTCTACTCTCGCTCTATCTTCTCCATGCTCTTCCTCGGCCATCTTGGCGACATCCAACTTGCCGCCGGTTCTCTTGCCATAGCCTTTGCTAACATCACCGGATACTCGGTGCTTTCCGGCCTGGCACTGGGGATGGAGCCCTTGTGCTCACAAGCCTTTGGAGCTCAACGTCCAAAGCTACTCTCTTTGACCCTTCATCGCTCTgtgatttttcttctcttctcatCAGTACCCATCTCACTCCTCTGGCTCAACATGTCCAAAATTCTTCTTTATTTGCATCAGGACCCCGATATCACACGTATCGCTCACACGTACCTTGTCTTCTCTCTCCCTGACCTCTTCACCAACTCCTTTATCCACCCAATCCGCATTTACCTTCGCGCACAGGGCATCACCCACCCTCTCACAATAGCATCACTTCTTGGTACCATCCTCCACTTACCCATCAACCTCATCCTCGTCTCCCACCTTCGACTCGGCGTAGCCGGCGTCGCCGCCGCCTCCTCTGCCTCCAACTTCTTCGTACTGATCTTCCTCGTGTCCTACGTGTGGGCCCGCGGGATACACGAGCCAACGTGGACCACGCCGAGCATAGACTGCTTGACCGGGTGGAAGCCGCTGCTCCGGCTGGCGGCCCCCAGCTGCGTGTCGGTGTGTTTGGAGTGGTGGTGGTACGAGATCATGATCGTACTGTGTGGGCTTCTAGTGAACCCCAAGGCAACGGTTGCATCAATGGGTGTTCTGATACAAACGACGTCGTTGATTTACGTGTTCCCATCGTCACTCGGGTTCGCCGTGTCGAGTCGCGTGGGGAACGAACTCGGTGCGAATCGTCCAGACAAGGCAAGGGTATCAGCAATGGTATCCGTGTTTTTCGCGGGTGTGATGGGGTTTTCAGCAACCATGTTTGCATCAGGGATGAGAGATAGGTGGGGCCGGATGTTCACGTCTGACGTCGAGATCCTACGGTTGACATCAGCGGCCCTGCCAATCCTAGGGCTCTGCGAGCTCGGAAACTGTCCACAGACGGTAGGATGTGGGGTCCTCAGAGGAAGCGCACGGCCCAGCACGGCGGCCAACGTCAACCTCGGCGCATTTTATCTGGTGGGCATGCCGGTGGCAGTTGGGCTTGGGTTTTGGCTGGGTGTTGGGTTTTGTGGACTTTGGGTGGGCTTGCTTGCGGCCCAGGTCTGCTGCGCTGGGATGATGTTGTATGTGGTTGGGACCACTGATTGGAACTACCAAGCCATGAGGGCGAAGACGCTAACCTGCGCAGGGTGCGGAGACACAGTATCACCACTCCCAACTGCTGATACCAAGGATGAAGAACAGCCCTTGATCTGCATAGTGGTCACTTCATCATCTTGA